The following coding sequences are from one Pseudomonas oryzae window:
- a CDS encoding phenol hydroxylase subunit, with protein sequence MNRPEQLVEMLPADLDTRRRWVRVTGERAGGFIEFDFAIGEPDLCVEMILSPEAFAEFCAANRVQMLPPRDPDAGSPAAGDEEPSDWHWSLADATQTRFKA encoded by the coding sequence ATGAACCGTCCCGAGCAACTGGTGGAAATGCTGCCGGCCGACCTCGACACCCGGCGGCGCTGGGTTCGCGTCACCGGCGAGCGCGCCGGCGGCTTCATCGAGTTCGACTTCGCCATCGGCGAGCCCGACCTCTGCGTGGAGATGATCCTCAGCCCCGAGGCCTTCGCCGAGTTCTGCGCGGCCAACCGGGTGCAGATGCTGCCGCCGCGCGACCCGGACGCCGGGTCGCCGGCCGCCGGGGACGAGGAGCCCAGCGACTGGCACTGGAGTCTCGCCGACGCCACCCAGACCCGCTTCAAAGCCTGA
- a CDS encoding DUF2388 domain-containing protein, translating to MRYTLLFASLALSLATASAVAGGIGVKDAATSAGISASLYSTFKDDKIVVAAKDDASSFIASGGTIRGAYLEAALEQIRREHPGLQATDQELAAAILAQPGDAAAR from the coding sequence ATGCGTTACACACTGCTGTTCGCCTCGCTTGCGCTGAGCCTCGCCACCGCCTCGGCAGTGGCCGGCGGCATCGGCGTGAAGGACGCCGCCACCTCGGCGGGGATTTCCGCTTCGCTGTATTCCACCTTCAAGGACGACAAGATCGTCGTCGCGGCGAAGGATGACGCCAGCAGCTTCATCGCCAGCGGCGGCACCATCCGCGGTGCCTACCTGGAGGCCGCGCTCGAGCAGATCCGCCGCGAGCATCCGGGCCTGCAGGCAACCGACCAGGAACTGGCTGCCGCGATCCTCGCCCAGCCCGGCGACGCCGCCGCGCGCTGA
- a CDS encoding aromatic/alkene monooxygenase hydroxylase subunit beta: protein MQIDLRTVSIQPLRQTFDHLARRFGDKPASRYQEGSYDIQAAENLHYRPTWDPEQALYDTGITKIVMQDWYALKDPRQFYYSTYTLARARQQDSMEANFAFVESRGLTDLLPAELRQIALDLLVPLRHAAWGANQNNTFICGYGYGTTFTQPCIYHAMDNLGIAQYLSRLGLLLGGTEALDAGKAAWLDGEAWQPLRRYVEDCLALRDPFELFVAQNVALDGLLYPLVYERIVDDYLSSRGASTVAMLTQFMTDWFDETKKWVDAVLKVAAGESEHNRAQLQEWINAWQCRAASALLPVVEQVFGAEADDLVSEQVAAFKARIEKTGIAL, encoded by the coding sequence ATGCAAATCGACCTTCGCACGGTGAGCATCCAGCCGCTGCGCCAGACCTTCGACCACCTGGCCCGCCGCTTCGGCGACAAGCCGGCCTCGCGCTACCAGGAAGGCAGCTACGACATCCAGGCCGCCGAGAACCTGCACTACCGGCCGACCTGGGATCCGGAGCAGGCGCTGTACGACACCGGCATCACCAAGATCGTCATGCAGGACTGGTACGCCCTCAAGGACCCGCGCCAGTTCTACTACAGCACCTACACCCTGGCCCGCGCCCGCCAGCAGGACAGCATGGAGGCCAACTTCGCCTTCGTCGAAAGCCGCGGCCTGACCGACCTGCTGCCGGCCGAGCTGCGCCAGATCGCCCTCGACCTGCTGGTGCCGCTGCGCCACGCCGCCTGGGGCGCCAACCAGAACAACACCTTCATCTGCGGCTACGGCTACGGCACCACCTTCACCCAGCCGTGCATCTACCACGCCATGGACAACCTGGGCATCGCCCAGTACCTGTCGCGCCTGGGCCTGCTGCTCGGCGGCACCGAGGCGCTGGACGCCGGCAAGGCCGCCTGGCTGGACGGCGAGGCCTGGCAGCCGCTGCGCCGCTACGTCGAGGACTGCCTGGCGCTGCGCGACCCGTTCGAGCTGTTCGTCGCGCAGAACGTCGCCCTCGACGGACTGCTCTATCCGCTGGTCTACGAGCGCATCGTCGACGACTACCTGTCCAGCCGTGGCGCCTCCACCGTGGCCATGCTCACCCAGTTCATGACCGACTGGTTCGACGAGACCAAGAAGTGGGTGGATGCGGTGCTCAAGGTCGCCGCCGGCGAGTCCGAGCACAACCGCGCCCAGCTGCAGGAGTGGATCAACGCCTGGCAGTGCCGCGCCGCCTCGGCACTGCTGCCGGTGGTCGAGCAGGTGTTCGGCGCCGAAGCCGACGACCTGGTCAGCGAACAAGTGGCCGCCTTCAAGGCGCGCATCGAAAAAACCGGCATCGCGCTCTGA
- a CDS encoding catechol 2,3-dioxygenase, with protein sequence MAMTGVLRPGHAQVRVLNLEESVRFYRDVLGLVETGRDAQGRVYFKCWDERDHHSYVIREADSAGIDFFGFKVLDKATLEQLDADLQAYGLTTTRIPAGDLLETGERVRFELPSGHLIELYAEKTSIGNGAGLVNPAPWTQAREHGIGPVRLDHTLLYGPNVAEVQKIFTEVLGFYLVERVLTPDGQGNAAIWLSCSHKVHDIAFAEYPEPGKLHHCSFLMESWEQVLRAGDIMSMNAVNVDIGPTRHGVTRGCTIYAWDPSGNRFETFMGGYQPYPDYEPITWTFDNFGQGLDYPQRKLHETFLTVVT encoded by the coding sequence ATGGCGATGACAGGTGTGCTGCGACCGGGCCATGCCCAGGTGCGCGTGCTGAATCTCGAGGAAAGCGTCCGCTTCTACCGCGACGTGCTGGGCCTGGTGGAAACCGGCCGCGACGCGCAGGGTCGCGTCTACTTCAAGTGCTGGGACGAGCGCGACCACCACAGCTACGTGATCCGCGAGGCCGACAGCGCCGGGATCGACTTCTTCGGCTTCAAGGTGCTCGACAAGGCCACCCTCGAGCAGCTCGACGCCGACCTCCAGGCCTACGGCCTGACCACCACCCGCATCCCCGCTGGCGATCTGCTGGAAACCGGCGAGCGCGTGCGCTTCGAGCTGCCCTCCGGCCACCTGATCGAGCTGTACGCCGAGAAGACCTCCATCGGCAACGGCGCCGGCCTGGTCAACCCGGCACCCTGGACCCAGGCGCGCGAGCACGGCATCGGCCCGGTGCGCCTCGATCACACCCTGCTGTACGGGCCGAACGTCGCCGAAGTGCAGAAGATCTTCACCGAGGTGCTGGGCTTCTACCTGGTCGAGCGGGTGCTCACCCCCGATGGCCAGGGCAACGCCGCGATCTGGCTGTCCTGCTCGCACAAGGTCCACGACATCGCCTTCGCCGAATACCCGGAGCCGGGCAAGCTGCACCACTGCTCGTTCCTGATGGAGAGCTGGGAGCAGGTGCTGCGCGCCGGCGACATCATGTCGATGAACGCGGTCAACGTCGACATCGGCCCGACCCGCCACGGCGTCACCCGCGGCTGCACCATCTACGCCTGGGACCCCTCCGGCAACCGCTTCGAGACCTTCATGGGCGGCTACCAGCCGTACCCGGACTACGAGCCGATCACCTGGACCTTCGACAACTTCGGCCAGGGCCTCGACTACCCGCAGCGCAAGCTGCACGAAACCTTCCTCACCGTGGTGACCTGA